A segment of the Cricetulus griseus strain 17A/GY chromosome 6, alternate assembly CriGri-PICRH-1.0, whole genome shotgun sequence genome:
AAGCCTCAGAGAAGAAAGATTCACCAAGAGGGAGGCAGCTGCCTCCAAAGCTGCCACAGGGAAATGAGGACATAAAGGAACTGTCAGGTACTAAAGATAGGTTTGTCATTTCAAAGGATGCTTCTTGGAGGAAGATCAGGCAGCTCCCGAAAACGCTGTTGTCCAAAGATTGATCCATGAAGAGGGCGGGATGGGGGAAGGGGTGCACTCACTGGAGTAGGGGTGGCTTCATGGAGAAGCAGCTGGAAAATGGATGCAGGCATGTGGTGATGGGAGCCCCACaggcacgagagagagagagagagagagagagagagagagagagagagagagagagagagagagagagaggcggcaTGGGAAATGAAGACGGCGGGAAGACATCAGGAGGGAGGACTGGAATGGGTCTTTGATAGAAGGGGCAGGAGGAAACACTGGACACAAGGCTGTCCATCATGAAGGGAGACTTAATCTCCACCCTCAGCATCTCTTGCTGGTACTCCTCCAGGTCAGCTCCACCATCACCCTGAGAGGCCTTGCGTTAAGTCACATCCCCTTTGACGTTCTTCTCTGCTAGAAAGCTTATCTCCGTCTGTAACCATATTCGTCcagtcccttcccttccccacatCCACTGTGGGACCTGGAAGCTTCGGCAGAGCCTAACAGGCACCTGTTGGCTGCAGGGTCTGAAAAATGCAAGTGCATCGTCTACTCCAGCCCCCAGAGGCCTGGCCTTTAAACTATCATGTGTTCACACTGTCCCCTGTGGGTGGGGCTTTCTCTTAAACCACAGGACAATCACTGCAGCTTCTCCAAGAGGCAGATATGAGATCCACCCTCTTGACATGATGCAAGTACATCTTCAGACCATCAAACCAAAAAGGAGTTATCCCCTCGTGGCTTGCCTGTACATCAAGACCCGCCACAGAAATCCCAGCTCACTCTACCATCCTTTCGTACTTTCTACACACTAACACCAAGCAGGATAAAAGACCCTGCAGGATGTCATCCTGCTTCCGAGGCCAGGCTCTCCTCAGCTGAGCATCTAAACTTGCATACAACCCAGCACAAAGCAAGGTCCCCGTGTACAGTCTCCCACTGTGCAGCTGAGCCCCATTGCCTTACACCCTAGCTCAGGCTCTACTGTGTCACCTCCTGCCTGGGAAGCCCTTGAATCTCACTGTCTCTCTTACTCACAGGATCCAGCTTATTCAACTTGTCATGTGAACATGCCAGTGGCAAGGTTTCTCTCacagtttggggtggggggttgtttctgttgttatttggaggcaggatctcactctatagcccagggcATCCTGGGATTTACTGtgtaacccaggatggccttgaacccatagcctctctggtgctgagattacaggcctaaCCCAGCATAACTAGCTTAGTCTTCTTTGAAACCCTGGTGGCATAAACATACAGGGAATTGGCTCCGCTAAGCCCTCCTGCCAGCCAGGGTCTCCTAAGGACTCCCCTCGAGGTGACAGCTATCCTGACAGCAGTCAAAGGGTCCATGCTTGAGCCTGTCACATTACCCAAGGTGTGCATCCAACTTCCAGTTACTCAACACAGGCGGGTTCAGGCTTATTGAACAGTCACACTACCTAAGGTGCACATCCAACTCCCAGTTATTCACACAGGCGGGTTCAGGCTTACTGAGCACACGCAGGGGCGCCGTTGACCTCAATGAGCCAGACCCTCAGCTCCTCGTCCACCATGAAGTCGAAGCCAAAGAGCTGGAAGCTCTGGTAAGGGAGGTACCTGGTGCTGATGGCAGGCTCCACACTCAAGAGGCAGCTCCTGTGAAGTAAACAGGGGAGAGCTCACTGAGAATGGAGTGGTAGGGGCAGAAGGAACACATAGACAATGCCTGGAAGATCTTATACCAAGTGTGCATAAAAATCAGTTTCAACTTACTTATCTTTTTCAGTGGATAAATTCACAAACAGATTACTCAAGAGAAGGCTACTTCCCAAACAACTGGTGAGGGACAAATGCATCAATCCTGTTCTTCCAGGTCAGAGCTGCCAGCTCAGCCCCAGGTCACCATGCATCTCCATCAGTGCAGACGTCACTGGCTATTCCCATAGTTGTTTATGAGAATCACCAAGGGGCAGTGAGCCCCAGactcttgcctgcctctgcctcccccgtgCTGGAGTTTGAAGCCACTATACCAGGCTCTaaacctgggtgctggggatggaactcaggtcttcacgcTTGCACAGCGATGACTTGACcagctgagccagctccccagaccACATCCCTGCACTTTGCCATGTGAAAAGTAGACCAATACTTGGTAAAGTAGGAGTTGCAGAGAATCCAGGCAGCATTGATTCTCTTGCTAGCTCTAGAGATCTACTGCCAACTACTGCTAGTTGAACATTTAAGATTACAAGTATTCAAGCTAAATATTGAAATCTATCATGGAATTCTTATTACTACCAActgctttgctttgttgttgttttgttttttgttttttgagacagggtttccttgtgtagccctgactgtcctggaactcactctgtagaccaggctggcctcgaactcacaaagatcctcctgcctcttcctcccgagagctgggattaaaggtgtgtgccaccttccCTGGctaaatgtgtagcccaggctgccctcaagcttgtgattctcctgcctccacctcttttagcaaatcctaccagcaagCACCACCACAGCCGGCTCTAGGTGTCCATTAATAAACACTGCTCTTAGGAACTAGCATGTCTTGATTTTTCACCATTGATGCCAATGAACACACAGGTATTACTCAggaattaaaagacaaaacaacaacaaaaattttggTAAGCATGGTCAAATTATGTTAAAAGCAGGTGTGAAAGTGACACTGTATAGTATTTGTGCCACCGCTACCTGTTACTAACCTGTGCCTACTGGAACACagtgtaatcctggcactcaagaggctgaggcaggaggatctcgaattcaagaacagcctggattacataaactttgtctcaaaactaacaatgggctggagagatggctcagcaggtaagagcactggctcctcctccagagaacccaggtacagttcccaacacccacaccggggcagctcacaaccacctataactccagatccaagagatctgatgccctattctggccttaTCCagcaactgcacacacacagtacggcatacacatacagacacaaggatagacacattttttaaaaaatgttaaaacaaacaaacacaaaactcacAAACAATatcaggaagggaggagggagggaaaaaagcaatctattaaacattttaaagcattttctctATGAAAGAATGCATTTAAGTGAGTGGTTTTGGACACAGAGTTTCATTGTGTCTCCCTGGTTGCCTGGAACCCTCTATTTAGACCACCttggcttcaaattcatagagatccacctgcctttgctgggattaaagaactgTCCAAGAATGAAGTCATGTGAGGAGGATTCTGGGTGCTTGTAAGAAAACAAGTCCTATGTTCTCAGTTTATTCACGACACGGAGTtattcttggaatgtgtttccaTGCTCCTCCCAGTTGGAACAGACAGAagtgagtttatttcagcttattcACTTAAAACTGGCTATTgctatttgtttatatgcctctatagaaaaacatgttttgccaCATGTGGCTTATCCTGTGATTGTACACTTTACTCAGGTGACTcgtcttaaccctcagagtataagcTGTCTAAATAAAGTTGGCGACTGTACGAGACATTAGTCTGTCCATTGATGACTCCCTTCTCCCAGGTCCCACAGTCCCAAGAGTGGTAAGCACACCACCATGGattatttaaaagtgttttaattaaaatatatttaaaatattataattaagaaaaagtaaGCAGTTTAATGAAAGAGGGcaacaaaagaaaaggataaaaacACAGGCACTGCAATCGGGCACACAAAACTAAACTTTTTATCTGCCAAGAGGTTAGGATGAATAATTCCCAGTAAAGTGTTTTTCATCATTAGAGACTGCAGGCAGTGAACCTTTTTTAGCTGTAGTAGGAGTCAAAAGGGGGTTggctggggaaaaagaaaagctgagagcCTTGAGCAACGTTCAGGAACAGCACCCCTGCACTGCAGGGAGTGACTACCAGGGAGCGAGGAAGCACCCAACAAACAGCGTCTGAAGTTGGGGTTCCTTCTGCATATTTTATTCTCTCATTGTAAAAATTCTAACCATCTCCAACCTATGACTACCAGAGAACTTGACATGTAATAATTCCAGACAAAGGATAGgcctaagaaataagaaaaacaaaatgaaaggtgaacaaaactaaaatataagGAATAAAACACAGATGTCTGTCAACTGCTGAAGGGATAAACTTTGGAATGTCACACAACGGAATAATACACagtaacaaaaaaggaaaaaaaaaactactgctGTGTAGATAAATATAGTGACATAATGTTGACAAGAATTGAACTCAAAACAGGAACCACAGTGCTTCCATTACACCGTTTAAGACAAGCAGACACGGCTCTGTAGGGATAAAGATGGAAAGGGAAGACCACCTTGGTCAAGGACTCTTATTCTAAGGGAGTTAAAAGGAGTCACTGGGGATGCtgaatctattttatttctttctatgtatttatttgtttatttgttttggaggcagggtctcattatatagcccagactagcctggagCCCCCAATCCTGCTGCTTTAGTctaccaggtgctgggatcaaaggagtgtgcctactagaaatattttatatcatgaTCTGTATGATCATGGTTAGTTGAGTATGAATGAACTCACTGAAACACACTTTGGGGTTCAcacttcatcttttaaaattactaGGTTTTGTAACCTATAATAAAGAATACTAACACTAAAAACACACCTTCTAGGTATACTAAGAAATGAGTCAAGAGGGGGAAAAATGTTAGAAATAAGTCAGGAGCAGTAAATACAGATACATGGTATACTACTAAATACAAGATATGCAGACAGGATCCCTACAGCTAGTGTCTAACTAGAGGAGATGAAATCAGTGAGCTCCGGGTTCAATTGCTTCAATATTTAAGGTGCAGACTGACCCCtacccacacaagcacacatgtgaagCCACACATCTGAACAggtacctacacatacacatgtgaacacacatgcagacacacaaagTACACATATCTACacctgcaaaaataaaataaataaataaaataaaagtgaaaccaTACAATGTCTCTATGGGATTATGGAAGAATCCATAAACACCTGGATAATAAGCAAGAATGTTTATATCACACAAGGCAGGGTATAAGCAatagggaaaataaaaaaattgatatgataaaaatataaacacaatgtCATATAATCTCTGGGATGCAGAAGAAATATACAGATATTGAATGATATGTTGTTacaaatgtttgtcttttttttttttttaagattacttatttatttattatgtatacaacattcggcttctgtgtatatctgcacaccagaagagggcaccagatctcataatggatggttgtgagccaccatgtgttgctgggaattgaacttaggacctctggaagagcagtcagtgctcttcacctctgagccatctctacagcccatgtttgtctttttaaaccAAAACATCTCAAATCAATTATTTAGCCTTTCACCTTGAATAACtagtaaacaaaaaaacaaattaaatttccCAAAGAGCAGacaagataacaacaacaaaaaaaaaacagaaaagacagtTAATAAGGCccaaaattgattttaaaaaaagatttaatccATCCAAGTAAACTAGTGAGAAGATAAAAATTATCAATACCTAGAACTAATGAAGTGACATCATCACAGATAGATTCTACAGACGttaaaaggaaaattacaaaTGGTTTCTGCCTGTCAATTAGATAGCGTAAGTgggaaaaatcccttaaaaagcATAAATACCCAAAGTTCTGGCAAGAAGAAACAGATAAATCAAAAAGGGTCAATGAACTTACCTTATTATGTGTTTGATTTGCGTCAAAATGCCGCTTTCTAAGGTGATATTCAGAGCGCTGCTTAGGTACTGGTTGAACTCCTCGAAGAACATTTCATTCCCCTCTTCGTATTTCCCATAGTTCTTTGAGAACTCTTTCTGAATGCAATGGTTGGTCAAATGGCAGGTCTTATCTTGGAAATTATCTACATGATACGGTTCTGAAGCTGTTCGAAGCACACCCTCTCTATAGAGGTAGATGTTATACTGATGGTCAACCAGGACCCAGCTTCTGCAAGCCAACAAACACAGTTTTAGTCAGATCCCAAGGCTTTAATACATAACCTCCACAccttgatttattattattattattattattattattattattaatttttgaaattgaGTCCTCTGTGAAGTCCCAGCTGGCTTGGAAACCTCCTTTTAAGATATTTGcttgcttctacttcctgtgctGCGATTAAATGTGTATGCAACCACCTGGCACACACCTTGCATTTTTGCAGGGATGAGACAGTGAAAAGGAGAAGGTTCTAAAGTTATACAAGGCAAATCATGAGTTATCCAAAATAGTGGATTAGCACCATAATGGGGCAAATGAAGTATGTCACCACAAGTAACGAGAAGCTTGAGTCCCTTTTAGAAATAGACAGTCTTGAAGGCTATGCATGTGTTTGAGGTTAACCAAATctggatatgtatatatacatatgtttgtgtGACATATGTGTGACTGTACTATATCTTGACTGATAACATTTTCTAGACAGAAGAACTCAAACAGCAGCAATGAAGATGAGAAGCTCAGCTGTACTGTGTGGTAACATGCTGGATACAATATTCCATGGAAGTCACATCATCTTCTCACAGAGCCCTAACACATTCTAAAATGATGGCTGAGATCAAGGCTGTGGGCAGCAAACATTACCGAATGTCAAACTTTCGGTGACCAGGCTCAAGGAGCAGAGGGCGCTCGAGGTATTTCTGGATCACGTGTACTTGACCCTGGTTGTCTATGAAATCCAGAAGTTCCGACGCCTCCGAGGAGATGAGGATGCCTTCACCTGACAGAAAGAAAGTGACACGGAGACCAGCTCATTCCAAGAGGAGCAGCTCCCGACCAAAGCCAGAGGAAACCACAAAATCCATAGGAGGGTTTCAC
Coding sequences within it:
- the Ttl gene encoding tubulin--tyrosine ligase isoform X3; translation: MYTFVVRDENSSVYAEVSRLLLATGHWKRLRRDNPRFNLMLGERNRLPFGRLVKTSPELSESCTWFPESYVIYPTNLKTPVAPAQNGIQLPVSNSRTDEREFFLASYNRKKEDGEGNVWIAKSSAGAKGEGILISSEASELLDFIDNQGQVHVIQKYLERPLLLEPGHRKFDIRSWVLVDHQYNIYLYREGVLRTASEPYHVDNFQDKTCHLTNHCIQKEFSKNYGKYEEGNEMFFEEFNQYLSSALNITLESGILTQIKHIIRSCLLSVEPAISTRYLPYQSFQLFGFDFMVDEELRVWLIEVNGAPACAQKLYAELCQGIVDIAISSVFPPPDTEQVPQPAAFIKL